One Citrus sinensis cultivar Valencia sweet orange chromosome 5, DVS_A1.0, whole genome shotgun sequence genomic window, ataattaaatgacaagaagtttaaatacataaaagtaagggtgttagtaaaacttgaagtgtaaaatgacgattttctcatttataaatatacattttctaacactcaacacaccccccaaccagcttattgctagtccctaacaataaagtgaaaacaaaattcaaatccaaaatgatttgtttttaaaaaaaatcatgtttattcaatcagagtaatgatagtaatcaaataaaagtataagcattatcttcagtctaaagaaacattgcacccacatcaaccatccacatgaatcagcccagtagactttgtcatagctactttcaagaatgacatgtcaaatcccaaaatctcactggaagtagtgacactctcacaaagaaattaaacccaataaaaatagtcactccaatgaatggtaattgagataaaataatgaagaagtgatatcacatgctctcaccaagatgaaagaaatatgccctcagcttagaaataatacgatctcaagtcaaataaaaatactagtcaactcactttatttatcttttttttttttatctttttcttattgtatcactacatctttttagcccatataactagcttctacttcagactatagttccctaaaatcaagaagaacttttattaggacgtaacgtaggttagggacatggctaacaaagaaaggaaataaggaaaacaaagtgtatgtttgagaaaaatgcagagatttttttttttgaagttgcaaggtggatttcacctattattgttattttttcttctcttttttttttgaaacaacaattttgtttttttgcttttattggGCATAACTTCgctatacaaaatatttatttacatttttctcaaacataaataggtgatggaacttgtaagatatttggtaatactccaaattgaagtgggtcaagatgataagtttgacaaataaaagttttttttttaaaggctcaaaagggttaactatggatatttgataaaagtgatgactagaaaggctcaaacggatcaaagatggcctttccatcatcttttagggttctaaataatcttccatatctactagttagatgggcctccatatgtagcaacacacatttttttcttctttttcttaattttacaattttttttaagggttaactcaaaagaaatctagtgatcgtgtatacaataataaactgctaagctgtataaagaatgggcaaaagagttactctccaagaaaaatgataggcttaaaaactcacttggtacttattatgacatgttcattccttcaagcaactcatatttgtctctgatatcaacatgtagagtagcaaacatagtgtaacattacttaagaccaaagataatacaaatactaaaatttgaaattaatcatgtcatccaatgttaaaacaaatcacataatttttttttaaacaacatcctaccccccaacctattctaaacatgaaaggaaaatatgcatgcagaaatgtgaacataatgcagaaaaattaattagaaaagttacacttaaaatgatagaaaacgaaaatagttttttttttataacttaagaagatgtgtttctagagtcactacactccatattcagccatcttcgactcaaaaaaattgaaaatgtatatttataaaggagaaattaaaaaacagaagaaaaatgaacatcaaaacataataaagaaaaagaaaatgtctgaaattttttttttcaaacgatgaagatgcatttctagagtcactacactccatattcagccatcttcaacacaaaaagttagcaacagttagtttctacaataaaaaatcagtaaaaacttaaccaagattccataattgtcgactattccctcttCCCAACCAGAACAAAACATTGTCagcaatgtttgaaaggaaagaactagaatttagaagacatcacctgggtggtgcaatatagaagaaaatatttacaagtgGAGAGTTAagtctaatttgtacttcttactgcggctactgttaccatcattatttggatgctccaacacaaaggtccaggggtctggctccggtctataagcttgtaacaaatcaagtagctcattaacagtgtgagcacaaataaaaagctttttcgcattggaaggaatgaaagagttttttattgcatggttaagaaatgcgatgaagccatcataaaagttattgacatttaacaaatcgatgggtttctggtgaatgtacaaatgggcccaagatgctagtgtgataagtgcctctagtgttgcaagatctcctggaaggaaaataaaagcatcagcatgattaagcatttcagttattctttcttgcatacctgagacgactaactcttctccagtcgatgagtcagacaaactgcccaaaggttttagggctcttgggatgatgcctaacacttggcttcctttgacaaaagcagcttctgagaccaattttgataaccctcagttacctcctccatacgccaagtgtaattttctctctgttaTGCTTCAAACAAGATCTACGGCTGCCTCAAcaaactctttatgtttgccatagttaaattcagaaagcacacaaatgttcttgaattgtctattgggagtagctgccattgaaatatttctcaaaaataatttgtgagtgcttaacaaaaagtcatatttaagaatcttggtgatagtgggtcacaactgtgtatgaggtggcatgtcagtgtcaaataacgcgtaaagcacatggctcgagagtcaaaaagtaaacagtaaaaaaatgataaaaataaaattattaaagaaaataatgcaaatgataaaacaacagtgaaataaaataacagtgaagtaaaatgatatttacaggtagttgcgactgtggctcacatcttcctctgattTTACGTCAAAAAATGgtttgaacgccctctatgggtcgaggatatgcttcccatccagttttcttataaactggcaaacagggtcgtttatagtcagattcccgagactatatcgtgcatgctctttctggaataatggtcataactggagaatcgctccttgcacatatttactgggatgcgtttcaagagacagaaggatatcatccaatgactccttattcaagcaatccctaatgaattgaatcttatcttccctgttatcagataccattcctaaagaacatggtttttttatcgcaactcattctggcacacttatgacaagcaacagaaattctttgagctcttcgttttcttgcataatttcctttaccacaaccagacatgtatgcaataaattatggaggtaactcacctgccaattgtactttagcctcgattaaccaacagatgtcagcaggtatgttattcctcatgagcaatcgcatgcgtttggaccgagctttatagattgtaaggagggcattctgaggaagtgaagggaattgtttgtgaagcttcgctagaatcttgtttctgtccataccttcacctcagaatatcagttattatgagaaaactgaagtaaccgacttgattgtctcggagtaccgttatccgccacttcaccagGGTAACAAACGAAAGCACAccaacagaaaaacaaattaaaacacacaaagaaaatcaaaattgtcctcttattgaatttacctcaagctccaactggatgtcgtaaacatttctctcaatgtctctgaactggctttctaaaccctcaacataggatactaactctgatggttgcagagcccaaatacgatgtgttttaccaaattgaatctgccttttgagatgagattttacacgttgaagtggtttaagaatgttcaggaggaacggtttaagtatggtactcatgattaacaatgataagaaaaaaaacttaatggttaaacaaacacacttatgcaaaaataatttcaattagcaaaaaaataaaaagaaagaaagagaaaaaaaatcaaatcaacgaaaagaaagaaagaaaaacttaattcaaatctggtgggtcactcaaatttatttcgatgtcctctccatgtggttggtactctagatatggctttaatctttgaccattaactttaaacgtgacaccgttctttgggtccttaatttcaattgccccatgtggaaaaacagtatgaacaataaaggggccagaccatcgagagcatAACTTACCtaggaataggtgcaagcgaaaattgaataaaagcactttctgacctggagtgaacgattttctcataatttgcttgtcatggaagactttcattcgttacttgtaaatcttggcattttcatatgcatcattgcgaatttcttcaagttctgccagctgtaatcttctttctgagctagcttgttgcatgtcaaagttaaatttcttgatggcccaatatgcacgatgctcgagttccacaggtaggtggcaagcttttctatacactagcctgtagggtgacatcctaatcagggtcttgaaagccgttctatatgcccataatgcatcatcaagtcttaatgaccaatcttttttgtcctgcctcaccgtcttttctaatatgtgctttatttctcgattggacatctcaacttggccactgatTTGCGAATGATATGGGGTttccactttgtgagtgattgaatacttcgtcaaaagagccttgaatgctttattacaaaagtgggcaccaccatcactgattattgctcgagggaatccaaagcgtgaaacaatattgcttttcaaaaatcctatcaccaccttgtgatcattggttctacatggaattgcttctacccatttcgatacgtagtcaacagcaaccaatatgtattgatggccaaaagaaggggaaaagggtcccatgaagtcaataccccatacgtaaaaaatctcaaccactaaaattggatttagtggcatcatgttccttcgtgtaatgctccccattcgttgacacctatcacataaagaacagaaagtgtaagcgtctcgaaatatagttggctaATAGAAAccatattgtaaaattttagtcgctgttttcttagcgctgaaatggcctccacaagcttgttcatggcagaatgaaagaatattttgaatttcattttctgggacacatcatctaacaatttgatctgcacaatacttgaacaaatacgggtcatcccaaaagaaattctttatttctgcaaagaatttagccttgtcttgcttggtccaattcTCTAGAcgttgacctgtaacaagataattcacgATGTCAACATACTATGGTAATACGTCCAtactcatcaattgttcatctggaaatgactcattcaatgttaatggctctgtaattatgtcaaaatggaaacgagagagatggtcagccacaacattctctgtgcctttcttatctttaaattctaagtcgaattcctgcaaaagtaacacccaacgaattagtctagcttttgcatctttctttgtaagaagatatttaagagcagcaagATTTGTGAAcacgattattttacaaccaatgagataagatcaaaatttctctaatgaaaacactactgctagcatttctttttcagtagttgaatagttcaactgtgcatcattcaatgtcatactagcatagtaaataacatggggaattcaatcaaaactttgtcctaatactgctcctactgcataattaGATGCATCACATAtaagttcaaatggtaagctccagtttgggggctgaatgatgggtgatgatgtcaacaactgctttaatttttcaaacgctacaagacatgaatcattaaagataaaaggtacatccttagcaagtaaattgcataagggtctagaaactttactaaaatctttaataaaacgtctatagaaactagcatgcccaaggaaagatcttacttctctgactgttttgggtagaggaagattagaaatgagatccaccttggctttgtcaacctcaatacttttgctcgaaatgatgtgaccgagaacaataccttgttttaccataaaatgacacttctcccaatttaagattaggttcttctcgatacatctgttagagtgcaatttatgcactagttttgcattgtttatttcccttaatatcgatgttttgcatttaataatagtgatttacctgtgatttacttttgtaggtgcaattctattgattggtgataaaattgagctacaagatgatgtttaaggatgattgttctcttggagaaattatgagcggcagaagaactttgttgataaggcgtgggcacGTGCTGTCAAttgcggacctgcagtttttagtttaacgtgttttatatttttggctatttttgtaattacgaatttaatattttagatattagtattttattttaaatagaactctaaaagagaagagagagagagtatttaagagaggaatctattgtgaaaaaggggggattttggattggagaaaaagaaaccctagatctaatttttctcttctctctatgaggaactaaacccatttttctggttgaaggttaatgaagctttgattcatcactactgtgagatctttcttgtgctttaattgttttattactttttgggtatttgtttattctctgaattattttcatgattatgtttgttaattaggtaattggccactattttattatcaacttaatctattgtcaattaaaggattcatcgtatgaagaatttaatgtttgtgacaaataacatagcagagagttgtgttgtgagaataaacaatctaatttaaatgaatcatcatatgtgttgattaggatttgggtctctctggtttttcaggctgtcaattgattaaattctatgatcgtatctagggttgtctattgattagggaaataaccaacggtcgtaccttggttatcgactagttaaggagagattggctattagagggtctcagtagctataaccggtctattcatgagtaataataatctatatttgaatcaatgatcagtagtcgaatcaagctgagttaattccttcaactagagctttctccaatttgaattacaactttaatttgcattcttgttattttaatttgatttttattattgtcaacaattcccctattttacgttttacgtttcaaaaggatttaattaattaccgatctctgtggacacgaccctgctcaatcactatacacaatttatttagagtaggaatttatttttgttggcttcgacacccatcaaattttggcgccgttgccggggattggtgtcatttatttaatcctttttacgttttacttggtgtatggttcgttcttctcgtacaggtacactttcgtttgatcctgaaattgagaagacagctcgccagctgagacagcagacaaagcgagctaagcaacgatcctcgtcgcctttgctttctgaaacAGATACGGTGCCTGATTTAGTTGAATCATCTAGCGAttcagaagaacaagtgatggatagacctgcacctgtagaaagaactcttagagagttagctgaaccagacttgaatcaacaaccactctgcattcaatatgtagacttggaggtaaattttgaattaaagtctggtcttattcacttattacccaagtttcatggttttgcaggtgaagatcctcataaacatctcaaggagtttcatgttgtgtgCTCAAGTATGAGGCCACAAGGCGTGACTGAAGAGCAGATTAAGCTGCGTGCTTTTCCGTTCTCTGTAGATGGGCTAGCTAAAGATTGGTTGTACTACTTGCCTCCTGGATCGATTACAACgtggaatggtttgaagaagcagttcctcgagaagtactttcctgcttcaagagctgccaacataagaaaagatatttgtgggatcagacaacttcctggggagactttgtatgagtattgggagcgattcaaacaattgtgtgccagttgtcctcagcatcagatttctgatcaacttcttattcaatatttttacgaaggactatcattgatggataggagtatgatagatgctgctagtggaggcgtgttggtgaacaagacTCCTACTCAAGCAAGGGAGTTGATATCAAATATGGCTGCCAATGCACAACAATTTGGCAGCAGACAAGATGCCACCTTAAGGAAtgtgaatgaggtaaatatttcttctgttgaacaacgtttagataaactcacttctcttgtggaaaagtttgttgtaggtaatgtgcaacaggtgaagacttgtggtatttgttacaatatgggtcattcaactgatatgtgtcctacacttcaagaagaacccgttgaacaagccaatgcagttggaggatttccaggcatgcctcagaggaggtatgatccttatgcacaaacatacaatccgggatggaaggatcatcCGAACTTCAGCTATGGCGTTAGGCCGTCAGGATTCCCACAACAGTATCCACCAAGACAACCAACACCTCCACAGTCAAACTCCAAGTCaggtatatctcttgaagaaattgttaaatcacttgcgactaacactcaacaatttcagcaggcaactacaacaagcattcagaacttggagaaccaaatgagtcaattggcGACTACAGTAAGCCGTCTGGAGTCTCAAGTATTAGGAAGATTgccttcacaatctgaggtgaatccaaagcaaaacgttagtgctgtcatccttagaagtgggacggagttgcaagagcctagtaagaaagtgacaaagcatgtagaggatgagcttgagaagaatgaattgatgcctCAATCTCAAGATGCACAACCCACCAAAGCAAAACCCCTACCTATTGTGATACCTCCTCCTTTTCCAAGCCGATTTGCAAAATCCAAGaaggaggaacaagagaaagacatccttgagacatttcgcaaggttgaggtaaatattcctttattagatgctataaaacaaatacctcgatatgctaaagtccttaaggaactgtgcacctctaagagaaaattaagaggagatgaaaaagttcacatgggggagaatgtttcagcagttcttcaaaagaaactacctcctaagtgcaaggatccaggtatgtttactatcccttgtaaaattggtagtgttaaaattgaaaaggctttgttagatctaggagcttctattaatgtcatgcctcgTTCCATTTATTCATCCTTGAATGttggtccattaaaagaaactggtgtaataattcaactagctgataggtctaatgcatatcctgatggggtattagaagatgtcttagtacaagttaatgagttggtttttcctgctgatttttatgtacttgatatggaagatgataactcctctaattctgtcccaattttgctaggaagaccttttcttaagactgctaggactaaaatggatgtacataaagggactctcactatggagtttgatggagaggttatagaattcaatatgaatgatgccatgaaatatcctagtgaggaacattcagtattttctgtggatgttattaaccctatagcgcaggaaattttttacaaggaaaagacgaagacatttcatgatagaatgattttgagaaaggagttctctgttggtcaaaaagttcttctttttcattctaagcttaaactttttccgggtaaattacgttcttgttgggttggaccttttattgttactaatgtttttcctcatggtgcagttgagattcGGAGCCCGACCTCTGACAGAGTTCTTAAGGTTAATGGTCATcgcttaaaa contains:
- the LOC127902306 gene encoding uncharacterized protein LOC127902306, with the translated sequence MVRSSRTGTLSFDPEIEKTARQLRQQTKRAKQRSSSPLLSETDTVPDLVESSSDSEEQVMDRPAPVERTLRELAEPDLNQQPLCIQYVDLEVNFELKSGLIHLLPKFHGFAGEDPHKHLKEFHVVCSSMRPQGVTEEQIKLRAFPFSVDGLAKDWLYYLPPGSITTWNGLKKQFLEKYFPASRAANIRKDICGIRQLPGETLYEYWERFKQLCASCPQHQISDQLLIQYFYEGLSLMDRSMIDAASGGVLVNKTPTQARELISNMAANAQQFGSRQDATLRNVNEVNISSVEQRLDKLTSLVEKFVVGNVQQVKTCGICYNMGHSTDMCPTLQEEPVQNLENQMSQLATTVSRLESQVLGRLPSQSEVNPKQNVSAVILRSGTELQEPSKKVTKHVEDELEKNELMPQSQDAQPTKAKPLPIVIPPPFPSRFAKSKKEEQEKDILETFRKVEVNIPLLDAIKQIPRYAKVLKELCTSKRKLRGDEKVHMGENVSAVLQKKLPPKCKDPGMFTIPCKIGSVKIEKALLDLGASINVMPRSIYSSLNVGPLKETGVIIQLADRSNAYPDGVLEDVLVQVNELVFPADFYVLDMEDDNSSNSVPILLGRPFLKTARTKMDVHKGTLTMEFDGEVIEFNMNDAMKYPSEEHSVFSVDVINPIAQEIFYKEKTKTFHDRMILRKEFSVGQKV